A portion of the Candidatus Pristimantibacillus lignocellulolyticus genome contains these proteins:
- a CDS encoding ABC transporter ATP-binding protein, producing the protein MERLYTEHLHIAYSERVIVDDLNIVIPKGKITALIGANGSGKSTILKAVARMLKPKAGMVYLDGKSIHGMSTKEVAKHLAILPQNPVAPDGLTVSELISYGRFPYQKGFGSLTKEDKEIIHWAIEVTGMLEFHNRPIDQLSGGQRQRAWIAMALAQGTDMLFLDEPTTYLDMAHQLEVLKLLQQLNAEEGRTIVMVVHDLNHATRYAQHIVAIRQGEVISEGSPDEVVTKDVLRAVFGIEADIIADPRTGVPLCLPFELANAHSDDSEKNERKHAVAMA; encoded by the coding sequence ATGGAACGATTATATACAGAGCATCTTCATATTGCATATTCCGAGCGTGTTATCGTGGATGATCTTAACATTGTCATTCCAAAAGGTAAAATAACTGCTTTGATAGGAGCTAATGGTTCTGGAAAATCAACAATATTAAAGGCAGTGGCTCGTATGTTGAAGCCAAAAGCAGGAATGGTCTATCTTGATGGTAAATCTATTCACGGCATGTCTACAAAAGAAGTAGCAAAACATCTAGCTATTCTTCCACAAAATCCAGTAGCACCTGATGGTCTTACTGTGTCTGAGTTAATTTCATATGGACGTTTCCCATATCAAAAGGGATTTGGCTCGCTTACTAAGGAAGACAAGGAAATTATTCATTGGGCAATCGAAGTGACGGGAATGCTAGAGTTTCACAATAGACCAATCGATCAATTGTCGGGCGGCCAACGTCAAAGAGCTTGGATTGCTATGGCTCTTGCGCAAGGAACTGACATGTTATTTCTTGATGAACCGACAACTTATCTAGATATGGCACATCAATTAGAGGTACTTAAGTTGCTACAACAATTGAATGCAGAAGAAGGTAGAACGATTGTTATGGTTGTCCATGACCTTAATCATGCTACTCGCTATGCACAGCATATTGTAGCGATTAGGCAGGGAGAAGTTATTAGTGAGGGATCACCAGATGAAGTGGTGACAAAGGATGTATTAAGGGCAGTATTTGGTATCGAAGCTGATATTATTGCTGATCCTAGAACTGGAGTGCCGCTATGTCTTCCATTTGAATTGGCGAATGCTCATTCAGATGACTCGGAGAAAAATGAACGAAAGCATGCCGTTGCTATGGCGTAA
- a CDS encoding NAD(P)/FAD-dependent oxidoreductase: protein MENRHILDVTIVGGGPAGLYAAFYGGLRELSIKIIEFQPHLGGKVHIYPEKMIWDVGGLKPTPGAQLIEQLESQARTFDPEVVLGQKVISVSRAEDGIFELLTASGEKHYSKTIIFAVGGGILKPTKLNIEGAERFEVTNLHYTVKSLAYFKNKIVLISGGGNAAIDWANELEPIAEKVYLTYRSDMLKGHEAEISRLRNSSAELLLNTTIETLVASDDHESIERVILKKNDDNEQLELAVDEVIINHGYEREMELLKQSELKIELEEDYWIAGTPMSETSIAGIYAAGDILHHEGKLHLIAGAFQDAANAINKAKQFITPDARANGMVSSHNELFKKKNKELMKELLTK, encoded by the coding sequence ATGGAAAATAGACACATACTTGATGTAACTATTGTGGGTGGAGGGCCAGCAGGATTATACGCAGCCTTTTATGGTGGTTTGCGAGAGCTATCTATTAAAATTATCGAATTTCAGCCTCATCTTGGTGGCAAGGTTCATATCTATCCAGAAAAAATGATATGGGATGTAGGTGGGTTGAAACCTACTCCTGGCGCACAATTAATCGAACAGTTGGAATCACAGGCTAGAACATTTGATCCTGAGGTTGTACTTGGACAGAAAGTGATCTCTGTATCGAGAGCAGAGGATGGCATATTTGAACTACTAACGGCAAGTGGAGAGAAGCATTATTCAAAAACAATAATATTTGCGGTGGGCGGAGGAATATTGAAACCTACTAAACTTAATATTGAAGGTGCTGAACGGTTTGAGGTGACGAATTTACACTATACAGTCAAATCTCTTGCCTATTTCAAGAATAAGATCGTACTCATTTCCGGCGGAGGAAATGCAGCAATAGATTGGGCCAATGAGCTTGAACCTATTGCCGAAAAGGTATATCTAACCTATCGTAGTGACATGCTTAAAGGCCATGAGGCAGAAATATCGCGACTTCGTAATAGTTCTGCAGAGCTGTTGCTTAATACAACAATTGAAACTTTGGTAGCTTCTGATGATCATGAATCTATAGAACGTGTCATATTAAAGAAAAACGATGATAATGAGCAACTAGAACTGGCAGTCGACGAAGTTATTATTAACCATGGTTATGAGCGTGAGATGGAATTACTGAAGCAAAGCGAGCTGAAAATCGAACTTGAGGAAGACTACTGGATTGCAGGAACTCCGATGAGTGAAACTTCTATTGCAGGAATTTATGCAGCTGGTGATATATTGCATCATGAGGGTAAGTTGCATCTTATTGCTGGGGCATTCCAAGATGCTGCCAATGCGATTAACAAAGCAAAGCAATTTATTACACCTGACGCAAGAGCAAATGGTATGGTGTCTTCACATAATGAGCTCTTCAAAAAGAAAAATAAGGAGCTTATGAAAGAGCTTCTAACGAAATAA
- a CDS encoding iron ABC transporter permease: protein MEHSPIFVASRQRKKKSYIVIGIMILLIIIAFVISMNSGHMKLGPMTVFKTLFGYGTKQQSTILFEFRLPRIVISMLVGAGLAVSGCILQGISRNALADPGILGINAGAGLMVMLYISFFTTATIGSIFLVPVLALIGAGATASLIYMLSYKKNEGISPIRLILTGIAVAAGISSVMIVLTLRLNPDKYQMVATWLAGSIWGANWSYVLSLLPWIVILIPLAMYKAKIMNILSLGDQTATGLGAPIEKERIILLAIAVGLSGASVAVSGGIGFVGLIGPHLAKRIVGPKHQFLIPTSALVGSLLMLVSDTVGRVILQPSEIPTGIVVAVLGAPYFLYQLAKSKS from the coding sequence ATGGAACACTCACCTATATTTGTTGCTTCTAGGCAGAGAAAGAAAAAATCCTACATTGTTATAGGTATTATGATTCTTCTAATTATTATAGCTTTCGTCATTAGTATGAACAGTGGACATATGAAGTTAGGACCAATGACGGTATTTAAAACACTATTTGGATACGGAACGAAACAACAATCCACTATATTATTTGAATTCAGATTACCTCGTATTGTCATTTCAATGCTAGTAGGTGCGGGGCTTGCAGTATCAGGTTGTATTCTTCAAGGTATTTCGCGTAATGCACTAGCAGATCCAGGTATTCTAGGTATTAACGCAGGTGCAGGGTTAATGGTTATGCTCTATATTTCATTCTTTACAACAGCTACAATAGGTTCAATTTTTCTAGTACCTGTACTTGCACTAATAGGAGCAGGTGCAACAGCATCTTTAATTTACATGCTATCTTACAAGAAGAATGAGGGGATCTCGCCGATTAGACTAATACTAACGGGAATTGCAGTTGCGGCAGGTATTAGTTCAGTTATGATCGTATTGACGTTGAGGCTAAATCCGGATAAATATCAAATGGTTGCCACATGGTTAGCAGGGAGTATATGGGGAGCGAACTGGAGTTATGTACTCTCCCTTCTTCCATGGATTGTAATATTAATACCACTAGCTATGTATAAGGCAAAAATAATGAACATATTGAGTTTAGGTGATCAGACGGCAACAGGGCTAGGTGCTCCTATTGAGAAGGAAAGAATAATATTACTAGCTATTGCGGTTGGACTTTCTGGTGCCTCTGTAGCAGTAAGCGGGGGGATAGGTTTTGTAGGTTTAATTGGACCTCATCTGGCTAAACGAATTGTTGGCCCAAAACATCAATTTCTTATTCCTACTTCGGCACTTGTAGGAAGCTTACTTATGCTTGTATCGGATACCGTCGGTCGCGTAATCTTGCAACCATCTGAGATACCAACAGGAATTGTTGTAGCCGTTCTAGGAGCACCATATTTCTTATATCAGTTAGCAAAATCCAAATCTTAA
- a CDS encoding iron ABC transporter permease has translation MAAIQESNNMITTSPVKLRTRPITATLILIGGFAALLISMAVSVSFGAAKIPLSLVWEAIFQFNPNITEHNIIQELRLPRVIGGAMIGASFAVAGAIMQGMTRNPMADSGLLGINAGSGFVIALCFAFFPGLSFSMLIIYSFIGAAMGAIIVFGVGSLAVGGLTPIRLVLAGAAVSALLIALSQGIALYFKIGLDLAYFYAGGVAGTKWYQLKIMLPWVIGALITAMILSRSISLLSLGEDIAAGLGQRTKLVKFVGVIVVLILAGSAVSVVGSVGFIGLIIPHLTRYLVGVDYKWIIPCSAILGSLLVVLADLCARMINPPYETPIGALIAIIGVPFFLYLARKERREL, from the coding sequence ATGGCAGCTATACAGGAATCTAACAATATGATAACTACATCACCTGTGAAACTTAGAACCCGTCCAATTACTGCAACACTTATATTAATTGGAGGTTTTGCGGCATTGCTAATAAGTATGGCTGTGTCTGTTTCATTTGGTGCAGCAAAGATTCCTTTGTCGTTAGTGTGGGAAGCAATATTTCAATTTAATCCGAACATAACGGAACATAATATTATTCAAGAATTGCGTCTTCCACGTGTTATAGGAGGCGCAATGATTGGTGCAAGCTTTGCGGTAGCAGGAGCAATTATGCAGGGAATGACGCGCAATCCAATGGCAGATTCAGGTTTGCTTGGCATTAATGCTGGTTCTGGATTTGTTATTGCACTTTGCTTTGCATTTTTTCCGGGACTTTCGTTCTCGATGCTTATTATATACTCTTTTATCGGAGCAGCAATGGGAGCAATTATCGTATTTGGCGTTGGGTCTCTTGCTGTAGGTGGACTTACTCCTATAAGGCTAGTTCTCGCTGGTGCAGCAGTAAGTGCACTGCTTATTGCTCTAAGTCAAGGAATAGCTCTTTACTTTAAAATTGGGCTTGATCTAGCATATTTTTATGCAGGCGGTGTTGCAGGAACGAAGTGGTATCAACTGAAAATAATGCTACCGTGGGTTATAGGTGCATTAATTACAGCGATGATTCTTTCCAGATCGATATCTCTACTAAGTCTAGGAGAAGATATTGCTGCTGGATTAGGGCAAAGAACGAAACTCGTTAAGTTTGTAGGAGTAATAGTGGTGCTTATTCTAGCTGGTTCTGCGGTTTCAGTAGTAGGCTCAGTAGGTTTTATTGGACTTATTATCCCTCATCTAACACGCTATCTAGTAGGTGTCGATTACAAATGGATTATCCCTTGCTCCGCAATTCTTGGTAGTCTGCTAGTTGTCCTTGCTGACCTATGCGCAAGAATGATTAATCCCCCGTATGAGACACCAATTGGAGCACTTATTGCCATAATAGGTGTTCCCTTCTTCCTATATCTTGCTCGTAAAGAGAGGAGGGAGTTATAG
- a CDS encoding ABC transporter ATP-binding protein/permease: MLRRFFEYYRPYKKLFILDFGCAILAALLELAFPIAVNRVVDNLLPSGNWNWILYACIGLLVIYIISSVLHFVVTYWGHMLGINIETDMRKQLFNRVQKLSFRFFDNNKTGHLVSRMTNDLMDIGEIAHHGPEDLFVAIMTLTGAFAIMLGINWQLAVLTFIIVPLMIYLSLYFSKKMSRAFSRMFSDVADYNARVENNISGIRVVQAFSNEDYEIAKFADNNNRFRISKLIAYRIMAWNSSFSFVLMKFVSIFVLIFGTWFVLNKQMSYGEFIAFVMLSNVFLGPIKQINSVIETYPKGIAGFRRFLELLETVPDVDDKPNAVHLDQIKGDISFSNVSFTYDEKEPVLKNINLNVVAGETVALVGPSGGGKTTLCSLLPRFYDVTEGSITIDGLDIRDLTLHSLRSHIGIVQQDVFLFDGSIRENIAYGKLHANEEEICEAARRAQLVDTIESMPEGLDTLIGERGVKLSGGQKQRLSIARMFLKNPRILILDEATSALDTETETAIQSALEELSEGRTTLVIAHRLATIKNADRIIVVAEQGIAEEGRHAELLQSEGIYSRLHQAQFGA, from the coding sequence ATGCTTCGTCGGTTTTTTGAATACTATCGTCCTTATAAGAAGTTATTTATTCTTGATTTTGGCTGCGCGATATTGGCAGCTTTGTTGGAGTTGGCATTTCCAATTGCAGTTAACCGTGTAGTTGATAACTTACTACCAAGTGGTAATTGGAATTGGATTTTATATGCTTGTATTGGATTACTAGTTATCTATATTATTAGCTCGGTTTTACATTTTGTTGTTACATACTGGGGACATATGCTCGGAATAAATATCGAGACGGATATGAGAAAGCAACTATTCAATCGAGTTCAAAAGCTTTCATTCCGTTTTTTCGATAATAATAAGACGGGACATTTAGTTTCTAGAATGACTAATGATTTAATGGATATCGGTGAAATTGCACACCATGGACCAGAGGATTTGTTTGTTGCTATTATGACGCTGACTGGAGCATTTGCTATTATGCTCGGCATTAATTGGCAGCTTGCTGTACTTACCTTTATCATCGTGCCGTTAATGATCTATCTATCGCTTTATTTCAGTAAAAAAATGTCTAGAGCATTTTCTCGTATGTTCTCAGATGTCGCAGATTACAATGCAAGGGTTGAAAATAATATTAGCGGTATTCGTGTTGTTCAAGCTTTTTCTAATGAAGACTATGAAATTGCGAAATTCGCTGATAACAACAATCGATTCAGAATTTCCAAATTAATTGCTTATCGTATTATGGCTTGGAACTCATCATTCAGCTTTGTTCTGATGAAGTTTGTATCGATCTTTGTGTTGATCTTCGGTACATGGTTTGTTCTAAATAAGCAAATGAGCTACGGTGAATTTATTGCGTTTGTTATGTTATCGAATGTTTTCTTAGGACCAATTAAACAAATAAATTCTGTTATTGAAACATACCCGAAAGGGATTGCTGGCTTCCGTAGATTTTTGGAACTGCTAGAGACTGTACCAGATGTAGATGACAAGCCGAATGCGGTTCATCTAGATCAGATTAAAGGAGATATATCATTCTCTAATGTAAGCTTTACCTATGATGAAAAGGAGCCTGTACTGAAAAATATTAACCTTAATGTTGTAGCGGGAGAAACTGTTGCACTTGTCGGTCCATCTGGTGGTGGAAAGACTACACTTTGTTCATTACTTCCACGTTTTTATGATGTTACTGAAGGTTCTATAACAATAGATGGATTGGATATTAGGGATCTTACACTTCATTCTTTACGTTCTCACATCGGAATCGTACAACAAGATGTGTTCTTATTCGATGGTTCTATTCGTGAAAATATTGCTTACGGTAAGTTACATGCTAACGAGGAAGAAATATGTGAAGCAGCTCGTCGTGCACAATTAGTGGATACGATTGAGTCAATGCCCGAAGGATTGGATACTTTGATTGGTGAACGGGGAGTGAAACTGTCCGGTGGGCAGAAGCAACGGTTATCGATTGCTCGAATGTTCTTGAAAAATCCTCGAATTCTTATTCTAGATGAGGCAACTTCTGCACTAGATACAGAAACAGAAACAGCAATTCAATCTGCGCTAGAAGAATTGTCTGAAGGGCGTACAACGCTTGTAATTGCTCATCGTCTAGCGACAATCAAAAATGCTGACCGCATTATTGTTGTAGCAGAGCAAGGAATTGCTGAAGAAGGACGACATGCAGAATTATTACAATCGGAAGGAATTTATAGTCGACTACATCAGGCTCAATTCGGTGCGTAA
- a CDS encoding AraC family transcriptional regulator yields the protein MNWASHLLLWNNAYIKIIDVRHIKLEMGEQLVNYQFPTSTFLYTVRGTAQIKMNEYVQLVERFYLLHGGKGLRLDITAEEAFEYYMVLYKAILPLPARRELIELWGNTRLFHSQYAFEPLYPLPLYRSFDSMFQQWQQKKEWEKLQVKALMYQFIVELIRQMEMQRIEPVKPDLTAQVIHYLQEHYAESISLETMATELECSVGYLSKLFKLHMNTSPMHYLSELRIYHAKKLLIETNATLQEIAESVGYLDGYSLSRSFKRIEGVSPIQYKNNWLRTNKGEELPPYRRKNAILPSKLRRYNYSSNENHYQLEGEVNIKMYRNMKVTAMTVMLCLSLLLSACSNVQNNNGNSQTVANSGVASSQNNIPADKATDQVDTRIVSTLKGDVEIPANPQRVASDQYMGHLLKLGIMPIGVREGMLNEGWFEKAGITEDTISKIENLGAFPMNLEKLLELEPDLIIGSIEDNIEQYEKVGTTVFIPYWEGLSTADPIEKFRRISEIFGKQDVAEQWITEYEASVVKAREQIKGIVKDGETVSIVQIGSKALYVLAAEGGNYGAPTIYSMLQLPPTEQALQMTEGFELVSQEVLPEYLGDHIFVYINSQEDADEILSSAMWNSVEAVKKGNVYMYGEFGDEFVMEDPYSLEQQLDTITTLLVESNK from the coding sequence ATGAATTGGGCTAGTCATCTTCTACTATGGAACAATGCCTATATAAAAATAATAGATGTACGTCATATTAAGTTGGAAATGGGAGAGCAGTTAGTTAACTATCAATTTCCAACAAGTACGTTTTTATATACAGTTCGTGGAACAGCACAGATAAAAATGAATGAGTATGTTCAACTTGTGGAACGCTTCTATCTTCTTCACGGAGGAAAGGGGCTACGACTAGATATTACTGCAGAGGAAGCATTTGAATATTACATGGTGCTATATAAAGCGATATTGCCGCTTCCTGCACGTCGTGAATTAATAGAATTATGGGGAAATACTCGCTTATTTCATTCACAGTATGCATTCGAACCACTATATCCGCTACCGTTATATAGAAGCTTCGATAGCATGTTTCAACAATGGCAACAAAAGAAAGAATGGGAGAAGCTACAAGTTAAGGCGTTAATGTATCAATTTATAGTTGAACTTATTCGTCAAATGGAGATGCAACGCATTGAGCCTGTTAAACCAGATTTGACTGCTCAAGTAATTCACTATCTCCAGGAGCACTATGCTGAATCCATTTCCTTAGAGACGATGGCTACAGAACTTGAATGCAGCGTAGGTTATTTATCTAAATTATTTAAGCTACATATGAACACAAGTCCGATGCACTATCTTAGTGAGTTACGAATTTATCATGCCAAAAAACTATTGATAGAAACGAATGCTACATTACAAGAAATTGCAGAAAGTGTAGGTTATTTGGATGGATATTCTTTAAGCCGGAGTTTTAAGCGTATAGAAGGAGTATCGCCTATCCAATATAAAAATAATTGGCTGCGAACGAACAAAGGTGAAGAATTGCCACCTTACAGAAGAAAAAATGCTATTCTCCCTTCCAAATTGAGACGCTACAATTACAGTAGTAATGAAAATCATTATCAATTAGAAGGGGAAGTGAATATTAAGATGTACAGAAATATGAAAGTTACGGCTATGACGGTGATGCTTTGTCTCTCCTTGCTATTGAGTGCTTGTTCTAACGTACAAAATAATAATGGAAATTCGCAAACAGTAGCGAATAGCGGAGTTGCATCATCTCAAAATAACATTCCAGCTGACAAGGCAACGGATCAAGTCGATACAAGAATTGTATCGACGTTAAAGGGGGATGTAGAAATTCCGGCAAATCCACAACGTGTGGCGTCTGATCAATATATGGGTCACTTGCTTAAGTTAGGTATTATGCCTATTGGTGTAAGAGAAGGTATGTTGAACGAGGGTTGGTTTGAAAAGGCAGGAATAACAGAGGATACGATTTCAAAGATTGAAAATTTAGGTGCTTTTCCAATGAATTTAGAGAAATTACTTGAACTCGAACCAGACTTAATCATTGGCTCAATTGAAGATAATATTGAACAATATGAAAAAGTCGGCACAACAGTATTCATTCCATATTGGGAAGGTTTGTCCACAGCTGATCCTATTGAGAAATTTAGAAGAATTAGCGAAATCTTCGGTAAGCAGGATGTAGCCGAGCAATGGATCACTGAATATGAAGCAAGCGTAGTGAAAGCTAGAGAACAAATAAAAGGGATTGTCAAAGATGGTGAAACGGTATCGATTGTACAGATTGGTTCCAAAGCGTTGTATGTATTAGCAGCTGAAGGTGGAAACTACGGAGCTCCGACAATTTATAGTATGCTTCAATTGCCACCAACTGAACAGGCGCTACAAATGACTGAAGGCTTTGAATTGGTATCACAGGAAGTTTTACCAGAATATTTGGGTGATCATATCTTTGTATATATTAATTCCCAAGAAGATGCAGATGAAATTTTAAGTAGTGCTATGTGGAATAGTGTTGAGGCTGTTAAGAAAGGAAATGTTTATATGTACGGAGAATTTGGAGATGAATTTGTTATGGAAGATCCATATTCTCTTGAACAGCAGCTTGATACTATTACAACTCTATTAGTAGAAAGCAACAAATAA
- a CDS encoding AraC family transcriptional regulator — translation MDDQQPDVYKVSNVVYQWRDIEFVTVPASRSPLIVSSTYTMLLITSGSGIFLKNKVRERVIIGDCVILPPGEAIVIKVGDEALTYYRIGFEVFGSLNSESVVTGQPLLDKLLQQAIISCESFSSCLLLAEELYKQHMLIDELEQMENQLRFQKLLLYILKQFRSTNRDTHLRKDIQDSIEYINNNFHESISIEELAMMTSTNRSSYTQLFKEITGQLPIDYLNTLRIDKAQQLLLMTEDNLQQIAQTIGYSTEYYFNRKFKNKVGLTPGKYRSGYKANSNIFAPFLEDFLIALDVKPVLQCSHKQWGQQEYLNMSEVPTFDVTAENWSILSEYDTELIILSEGYERWSLQQCSQISPVYKLFSSAENWRETLQTIGTIVGRKDKVAIVIDEHEQHIAQARAQLSQTLGNESVAVLRIASNRIHLYGGPTRGYTGPLLYQNLGLAQPTMVQRISPDERRVNLSMDALSKLDADHIFITFEKEDEVGAGRELLQSSIWQALPAVKGNRVYEVDFYAWMNYGVLSHNRKIEDILRVLA, via the coding sequence ATGGATGATCAGCAACCAGATGTGTACAAAGTATCTAACGTAGTCTATCAATGGCGAGATATTGAGTTTGTGACAGTACCAGCATCACGTTCTCCTTTAATCGTATCCTCAACGTATACGATGCTGCTTATTACTAGTGGGAGTGGCATCTTTCTGAAAAATAAAGTGCGTGAAAGAGTAATAATTGGAGACTGTGTTATTCTTCCCCCTGGCGAAGCAATTGTTATTAAAGTGGGAGATGAAGCTCTTACTTATTATCGAATTGGCTTTGAAGTATTCGGAAGTCTCAATTCAGAATCCGTTGTAACTGGTCAGCCATTACTAGACAAATTGTTGCAACAAGCGATTATTAGCTGTGAATCATTCTCTTCCTGCTTGTTATTAGCAGAGGAGTTATATAAGCAGCATATGCTCATAGATGAACTAGAGCAGATGGAGAATCAGCTTAGATTCCAAAAGCTATTATTATATATTTTGAAGCAATTTCGTAGTACTAATCGCGATACTCACCTACGCAAAGATATTCAAGATTCTATTGAGTACATTAATAATAACTTTCATGAATCGATTAGTATTGAAGAACTTGCAATGATGACTTCTACCAATCGTTCAAGCTATACTCAGCTTTTTAAGGAAATTACAGGTCAACTTCCAATTGATTATTTGAATACACTACGAATTGATAAAGCTCAGCAATTATTACTGATGACAGAAGATAATTTACAACAGATCGCTCAAACGATCGGATATAGTACGGAATATTACTTTAATAGGAAATTCAAAAATAAGGTAGGATTAACTCCGGGAAAATATCGAAGCGGTTATAAAGCCAACTCCAACATATTTGCGCCTTTTCTCGAAGATTTTTTAATAGCGCTAGACGTTAAGCCGGTATTGCAATGTTCACACAAACAATGGGGACAGCAGGAATACTTGAATATGAGTGAGGTACCGACATTTGATGTTACGGCAGAAAATTGGTCAATACTATCTGAATATGATACAGAACTCATCATATTGAGCGAAGGATATGAACGTTGGAGTTTACAGCAGTGCAGTCAAATATCTCCTGTATATAAACTGTTTAGTAGTGCGGAGAATTGGCGAGAAACACTTCAGACAATTGGTACGATAGTTGGACGTAAGGATAAGGTCGCCATCGTTATTGATGAACATGAACAGCATATTGCACAAGCAAGAGCTCAACTTTCTCAAACATTAGGTAATGAATCAGTAGCTGTGCTACGTATTGCATCCAATAGGATTCATCTATATGGTGGTCCGACAAGAGGCTACACCGGACCACTCCTCTATCAAAATCTCGGTCTTGCACAGCCAACTATGGTTCAACGGATTTCTCCTGATGAAAGGAGAGTCAATCTATCTATGGATGCTCTATCGAAGTTAGATGCAGATCATATATTTATTACTTTCGAGAAAGAGGACGAGGTTGGAGCAGGTCGAGAGTTATTGCAATCTTCCATTTGGCAAGCGCTACCCGCTGTGAAAGGTAATCGGGTATATGAGGTAGACTTCTATGCTTGGATGAACTATGGAGTGTTATCTCATAATCGAAAAATTGAAGATATTTTGCGAGTGTTAGCATAG